The DNA region ATGTAAAGTGATGACTTTGACAACCCCAGTAAGCATTTAACTCACTTATGCACTTCATCAAACATAGTGTTGTCCGTTTTATATGAATAAATATCACTATTTCTAAATTATTTAACTGACAAAATCTTTATACTAGGCTCCATTATCGACTATGAAAACTAAATACTGCATGAGCTCAGCTATATTACATAACAAAGTACCATCTCGCTTTTCAGGCGTATTATTGGTGATGGGTATTTTGCTTATTGCGGCTAATTTACGCGCTCCTTTTACCGGCATTGCCCCAGTGCTAGAGCAAATAATTGGTCACTTTGGCCTAAGCGGATCTCAAGCAGGTTTTTTAACCACATTACCGTTAATTGCTTTTGCAGTTATTTCTCCTATGGCGGCTATTTTCGCCCGTAAACAAGGCTTAGAACATGCATTGTTTACTGCGCTAATACTGATTTTATTAGGTATTGTGGCTCGGTTTATTAATTCATCAACCATGCTATTTGTTGGTACTGCCATCATTGGTATAGGTATTGCGATTGCTAACGTATTATTACCCAGCCTAATTAAACGTGATTTCGCTACAAAAGTGGCACTGATGACCTCCGCTTACGTGCTAACAATGGGCGTTGTATCTGGTGGTTTTTCAACATTGGTATTCCCACTTAGCCAGCTAAATGGTTTGGGCTGGCAATTTGCACTTGGTTCGGCAGCCATTATTTCTGTCGCCAGCTTAATTGTATGGACAGCTCAACTGGGTAAACACACTAAGCCCACCTATTCCGCACACCAATCAGCACCATCAAAAAGTGTATGGCGTTATTTATTAGCTTGGCAAATTAGCTTGTTGTTAGGGTTAAACTCTTTTTTGAATTACATCATCATTACTTGGCTACCAAGCATACTGACCGA from Shewanella polaris includes:
- a CDS encoding MFS transporter; this encodes MSSAILHNKVPSRFSGVLLVMGILLIAANLRAPFTGIAPVLEQIIGHFGLSGSQAGFLTTLPLIAFAVISPMAAIFARKQGLEHALFTALILILLGIVARFINSSTMLFVGTAIIGIGIAIANVLLPSLIKRDFATKVALMTSAYVLTMGVVSGGFSTLVFPLSQLNGLGWQFALGSAAIISVASLIVWTAQLGKHTKPTYSAHQSAPSKSVWRYLLAWQISLLLGLNSFLNYIIITWLPSILTDTGHSAVEAGAYHGAFQIATALPGLVLIPLLAKLKDQSALSFILALLSAASALGLLYIPHFAFVWTLMLGFCSGACFILGLSFISLRTDDPHQAASLSGMSQSVGYLLAAVGPMLAGQLHTATGSWEVPLWLCAIAGVLCALCGLAGGKNTTLHKSVGE